The following coding sequences are from one Solea solea chromosome 4, fSolSol10.1, whole genome shotgun sequence window:
- the LOC131458642 gene encoding uncharacterized protein LOC131458642, with product MDWEIAGLALLSLALLISLCLNVFLCMRRRTSMCRDKEDCCYPHTYDVEVPSQDEGFYFRDLSHREEQESPRSRHEQQENPIYGNISSEVCYEMMTMRHKRDITQPLERDVNYASLDLKMAKKRKRRQRHRQQNHHQEELPHHLTPPGATTFLDVDGDADARLPPRDTSTMVSHSSIYLNSQQIAQEAEEMERERSVNMEREAEGWEDEGMAREWDGEQASVEGKDFGNGAACLQDNQIDHFPQHLLS from the exons ATGGACTGGG AAATCGCAGGTCTGGCGCTGTTATCTCTGGCCTTGTTGATCTCACTGTGTCTCAACGTCTTCCTGTGCATGAGACGAAGAACCTCCATGTGcagag ATAAAGAAGACTGCTGCTACCCACACACATACGACGTAGAAGT CCCGTCACAGGACGAAGGCTTTTATTTTCGTGACCTCAGTCATCGCGAAGAGCAGGAAAGTCCCCGCAGTCGTCACGAGCAGCAGGAAAATCCAATCTATGGCAACATCAGCTCAG AAGTTTGTTATGAGATGATGACCATGCGACACAAAAGAGATATTACACAG CCTCTGGAGCGGGACGTGAACTACGCCTCCCTGGATCTAAAGATGGCAAAGAAACGCAAGAGGAGGCAGCGCCATCGGCAGCAAAACCACCACCAGGAGGAGCTGCCACATCACCTCACGCCTCCCGGGGCGACCACGTTCCTGGACGTGGACGGGGACGCGGACGCTCGCCTCCCGCCCAGGGACACCAGCACCATGGTGTCCCACAGCAGCATCTACCTCAACAGTCAACAGATCGCTCAGGAGGCGGaggagatggagcgagagaggaGCGTCAACATGGAGAGGGAGGCGGAGGGATGGGAGGATGAGGGGATGGCGAGGGAATGGGACGGAGAGCAAGCGAGTGTGGAGGGGAAGGATTTTGGGAACGGGGCCGCTTGTTTACAGGATAATCAGATAGATCATTTTCCTCAGCACCTTTTGTCATGA
- the si:ch1073-15f19.2 gene encoding uncharacterized protein si:ch1073-15f19.2, whose amino-acid sequence MSLGSSDMARAALGAALALLLRAAIIQGLRDDVGKTRYETTEAVVGQNVTLQCDIKTRPGLNIVSFEWRKKKNETHEEKLALFNLIYGVNKFRPNLSLEFQNNSANMLMCSYLHLSEVKKWDGGVYICDIATFPAGSTRREIELKIKDVVEIRCDANTSVSVHYGENVTIHCGAAGNSRYRWTNKNKELVSENGSLELLSVSDAEAGIYTLTVSRGNESMHKQFTITVQPATTSVRTDSTTGSPHGHVTEAVWPETTVNSLTTSGLTTNVTQTRVNDVNPNNDSVTAVTAGELETNFSDTSSAATHTDPNLFLSSTALSPGAGAGLTSRNREMESDEMRNESESHTRRPEESLSARPQETSTSENITEGYRDSGVTPTSNTSHKNGASQRHLLVLIIVPVLLLIVVAGVLYRRHLMQQRMDLPPPFKPPPPPVKYTAARHREISAQLFPISRCNSEIAPPDMKHMFIHV is encoded by the exons ATGAGTTTGGGGAGCTCGGACATGGCCCGAGCTGCTCTGGGAGCGGCCCTCGCACTCCTCCTGCGTGCCGCTATTATACAAG GGCTCCGGGATGATGTTGGGAAGACCCGGTATGAAACAACAGAAGCAGTCGTGGGCCAGAACGTGACCTTGCAGTGTGACATAAAGACTCGCCCTGGGCTCAATATTGTCAGTTTTGaatggaggaagaaaaagaacgAAACCCACGAAGAAAAGCTGGCTCTGTTTAACCTGATTTATGGAGTCAATAAGTTCCGGCCTAACCTCAGCCTagagtttcagaacaacagcgCCAACATGTTGATGTGCTCCTATCTGCACCTCAGTGAGGTGAAGAAGTGGGACGGCGGCGTCTATATTTGTGATATTGCAACTTTCCCTGCTGGTTCCACGAGGAGGGAGATAGAGCTGAAGATCAAAG ATGTTGTCGAAATAAGGTGCGACGCGAACACAAGTGTCAGTGTCCATTACGGAGAAAATGTGACAATTCACTGCGGGGCAGCCGGTAATTCTCGGTACAGATGGACCAACAAG AACAAGGAGCTGGTGTCGGAGAACGGATCTCTGGAGCTGTTGTCAGTAAGCGATGCTGAAGCAGGGATTTATACACTGACTGTCTCCAGAGGAAACGAAAGTATGCATAAACAGTTTACCATCACAGTGCAGCCAGCGACCACAAGTGTACGGACAG ATTCCACAACAGGGTCCCCACACGGCCATGTGACTGAAGCGGTTTGGCCGGAAACTACAGTCAACAGCCTCACCACATCTGGACTGACAACCAATGTGACCCAGACCCGTGTGAACGATGTGAATCCAAACAACGACAGCGTTACAGCGGTCACAGCCGGAGAGCTCGAGACCAATTTTAGTGACACGTCCTCCGCGGCCACACACACCGACCCTAATCTCTTCCTCAGCTCTACTGCATTAAGTCCTGGTGCAGGTGCGGGGCTCACATCCAGGAATCGGGAAATGGAAAGTGATGAAATGAGGAACGAGTCTGAGTCACACACACGGCGTCCGGAGGAAAGTCTCTCAGCGAGGCCACAGGAAACCAGCACCTCGGAGAACATCACCGAAGGCTACAGAGACTCTGGTGTGACACCAACATCAAACACTAGTCATAAAAATG GCGCCTCACAGAGACATCTGCTGGTGCTTATCATCGTCCCCGTACTGCTGCTGATCGTCGTGGCTGGCGTCCTCTACAGGAGACACTTAATGCAACAGAG GATGGATCTACCCCCTCCGTTcaaaccccctcctcctccggTCAAATACACAGCTGCAAGACACCGGGAGATTTCTGCACAGCTTTTCCCCATTTCTCGGTGCAACTCGGAGATTGCACCTCCGGATATGAAACACATGTTTATCCATGTATAG